Proteins from one Patagioenas fasciata isolate bPatFas1 chromosome 6, bPatFas1.hap1, whole genome shotgun sequence genomic window:
- the LEPROT gene encoding leptin receptor gene-related protein, with amino-acid sequence MAGIKALVALSFSGAIGLTFLMLGCALEYYGVYWPLFVLIFYFICPIPHFIAKRVSDDSDAASSACRELAYFFTTGIVVSAFGFPIILARVEAIKWGACGLVLAGNAVIFLTILGFFLVFGRGDDFSWEQW; translated from the exons ATGGCGGGGATCAAAG CTCTCGTGGCCCTGTCCTTCAGCGGAGCCATCGGGCTGACGTTCCTCATGCTGGGCTGCGCCCTGGAATACTACGG TGTGTACTGGCCTCTGTTTGTCTTAATATTTTACTTCATCTGCCCCATTCCCCACTTCATCGCAAAAAGAGTCAGCGATGACAGCGATGCTGCCAGCAGCGCCTGCAGGGAACTGGCCTATTTCTTCACCACTGGAATTGTTGTTTCTGCCTTTGGATTTCCTATAATCCTCGCACGGGTTGAAGCG ATCAAATGGGGAGCCTGTGGTCTGGTGCTGGCTGGCAATGCAGTCATTTTCCTTACTATTTTAGGCTTTTTCCTTGTGTTTGGTAGAGGAGATGACTTTAGCTGGGAACAGTGGTAG